A genomic window from Coccinella septempunctata chromosome 9, icCocSept1.1, whole genome shotgun sequence includes:
- the LOC123319814 gene encoding alpha-ketoglutarate-dependent dioxygenase alkB homolog 7, mitochondrial, whose product MLPFAVKHSYKPFKRFFSQILSEKQGDALKSYPPYIHFCDKLDDNSNSITQEILKSMKVYENFLSVNEEASLLQELEPYMKRLRYEYDHWDNAIHGYRETERLKWNDENTKILDRVRHLAFPSDTSPLKFVHILDLAENGYIKPHIDAIRFCGNTIAGLSLLTDSIMRLVNDNNKELYVDILLKRRSLYVMKDEARFKYTHEILDNPNSFFKGEKVCKTRRISVICRNEPNKETNL is encoded by the exons atgctgCCCTTCGCAGTAAAACATTCGTACAAGCCATTTAAACGCTTCTTCTCGCAAATACTAAGCGAAAAACAAG GAGATGCATTAAAATCATACCCACCATATATTCACTTTTGCGATAAACTTGATGATAACTCGAACAGTATAACAcaagaaatattgaaaagtatGAAAGTGTATGAGAATTTTCTCAGTGTTAACGAAGAAGCAAGTCTTCTGCAAGAACTAGAGCCATACATGAAAAGATTGAGATATGAATATGATCATTGGGATAAC GCTATCCACGGATATCGAGAGACAGAAAGATTGAAATGGAATGACGAAAACACTAAAATTCTTGATAGGGTGAGGCATCTTGCTTTTCCGTCTGATACATCCCCACTTAAATTCGTTCATATACTAGATTTAGCTGAAAATGGTTATATCAAGCCGCACATAGACGCTATAAGA ttttgtgGAAACACTATTGCAGGTTTAAGCCTTCTAACAGATAGTATTATGAGACTtgttaatgataataataaggaATTATATGtggatattttattgaaaagacGATCCTTATATGTGATGAAGGATGAGGCAAGATTCAAATATACTCATGAAATTTTAGATAATCCGAATAGTTTTTTCAAGGGTGAAAAAGTGTGCAAAACAAGAAGAATATCTGTGATATGTAGAAATGAACCAAATAAAGAAACCAATCTTTGA